The Limnospira fusiformis SAG 85.79 genomic interval TTACTCGAAGTGGGAGGCGGTGCGGTTTTGACCCTCAGTCCCATTCGCATTGACGAACGTATCCTCCACTATCTCATCGGTATACAGCATCTCGATGAACGCTTATTCGGCATTGTGGAATCCCTTGGGGAAGCCTCCCTGTTAGTCCCCTCCCATCAACAACTCGCCCTAAAAATTGCCCAAACCTGGTCGAGCTTTAGCGAACAGTCTCAGTTACCGGTTGTCCAGCTTTCCGGGGAAGATATGGCGACTCGACAAGCTATCGCACAGGTCGCCTGTCAACAGTTAGACCTGGAACTCTATCATAGTGATGGCGATCGCATCCCCTCGACCACCGCAGAATTTAACCTTATGTTAAAACTATGGGAGCGCGAGTCCGTTTTAGGAGGCTATGCGCTCCTCCTCGACTGTGAACAGGTGGAAATGAGTCGCCACGGAGACGGTATCTGGCAACTGATTGAGCGCATCGGTAGCCCCCTGATCATTACCGTCCGCGATCGCCTTCCTCAACGAACCCGACCCCTCCTCAACTTCGAGGTTACCCGCCCCAGCGCTGCGGAACAGTACCAGTATTGGGAAGAACACCTGGGAGATGTTACACACCTTAACGGCCACCTACAACGAGTTACCGCCCAATTTAACCTCCCCTCCCCCGCCATTCTCTCCGTTTGTACAACCACCGCCAGCCAGGGAATTTCCCCCCACGATACCGAAACCTTTATTGACCATCTTTGGGATACTTGTCGCGTCCTTGCTCGCCCCCGCATGGAAGATATGGCCCAGCGCATCGAAGTTAAAGCGACTTGGGCGGATTTGGTTCTCCCAGAAGCTCAAATGCAAGTTCTGGAAACCATGGCGGCTCACCTCCGCCAACGTTCCCAAGTTTATGAAAATTGGGGTTTCAGTCAAAAAAGCGATCGGGGTTTAGGTATCAGCGCCCTATTCGCTGGACCCAGTGGGACGGGGAAAACCACGGCGGCGGAAGTTTTAGCCCAAGCCTTGCGACTCGATTTATACAAAATTGACCTCAGTTCCGTGATTAGCAAATATATCGGCGAAACCGAGAAAAACCTTCGCCGGGTCTTTGATGCTGCCGAAAGTGGGGGCGCAATTTTGCTATTCGATGAGGCTGATGCGCTATTTGGTAAGCGCAGCGAGGTCAAAGACTCCCACGATCGCCATGCTAACATCGAGGTTAGTTATCTTCTGCAACGCATGGAGGCCTACCGAGGTTTAGCTATTCTTACCACCAACATGAAGGGGGCGCTCGACCCCGCTTTTCTCCGTCGCATCCGTTTTGTGGTCCAGTTCCCCTTTCCCGATGCTAAACAACGCGCCGAAATCTGGCGGCGTATCTTCCCCTCGGAAACTCCCACTGATGGGCTCACGGTTGAGAAATTGGCGCGCTTGAGTGTTTCTGGGGGTAATATCCGCAATATCGCCCTTAATGCGGCTTTTCTGGCTGCTGATGCCGGGGAACCGGTAATGATGAAACATCTACTCGCTGCCGCCCAAAGTGAATATATGAAATTGGAAAAACCTTTGATGGATAGTGAAGTTAAAGGCTGGGTTTAATAATTAATAATTAATAATTAATAATTAATAATTAATAATTAACATGAAAAAAGAGATTTCCTTGAAGCAAATATTGACCTTTGTTTTGCCCTCAAAATTAACCATTGAAATGCTTGCTTTAAATGGTATTTTTAGAGAGAATGATGGTAAGGATATTGATTTTTGTCTCACCCTAGAAGTATCCTTTGATACCTATCAATTGATTGAACAGGAACAATTGTTTAACTTGAAACCAGAGGTTTGTAGTCCCTTAATCGATCGCCAATTTGACCCTTGCACCAATTTAACGTTAGAATTGATGCTGAAACCGGGTTTGCTGCCTCAACTCACCCAGGACGGAACCACGACGGCTACTCTCATCAACCACCTACAACAACTACCCGGACCAGAACCCCTACCTCACCAATTTACGGAAAACTGGTTTTGTTTGGGAGTGCGACAAGAACAATTAGACAAAACGATCGCCTATCGTACCCTTTGGGATTGGGCAAATCCTGACCAACTCCGTCAACTGGTTGCTACGGGAAAAGA includes:
- a CDS encoding ATP-binding protein, translating into MTDSNWHSLPNQQTLILALTRIKDALRAASNGQTRSETTEPFIVPPVLEQLCETFGLSSFEQDLLLLCAGMELDGEFPLLCAEAHGDPQKPYPTFSLALNILDRPHWSALTPNAPLRRWRLLEVGGGAVLTLSPIRIDERILHYLIGIQHLDERLFGIVESLGEASLLVPSHQQLALKIAQTWSSFSEQSQLPVVQLSGEDMATRQAIAQVACQQLDLELYHSDGDRIPSTTAEFNLMLKLWERESVLGGYALLLDCEQVEMSRHGDGIWQLIERIGSPLIITVRDRLPQRTRPLLNFEVTRPSAAEQYQYWEEHLGDVTHLNGHLQRVTAQFNLPSPAILSVCTTTASQGISPHDTETFIDHLWDTCRVLARPRMEDMAQRIEVKATWADLVLPEAQMQVLETMAAHLRQRSQVYENWGFSQKSDRGLGISALFAGPSGTGKTTAAEVLAQALRLDLYKIDLSSVISKYIGETEKNLRRVFDAAESGGAILLFDEADALFGKRSEVKDSHDRHANIEVSYLLQRMEAYRGLAILTTNMKGALDPAFLRRIRFVVQFPFPDAKQRAEIWRRIFPSETPTDGLTVEKLARLSVSGGNIRNIALNAAFLAADAGEPVMMKHLLAAAQSEYMKLEKPLMDSEVKGWV